CGTTGATGCCGTGGCCGACGATGACACGGACGCCATCGAGGAGGAACTCGGCGACCTGCTCTTCCTGATGGTGTTCTTTGCCCGGATCGCGCAGGAGGATGGCCGTTTCGACATCTCCTCGGCCATCGCCCGCACCTGCCACAAGATGGTGCGCCGCCACCCCCATGTGTTCGGCGACCTGAGCGCGCGCAACGCCGACGAGGTGCTCACGCACTGGTACGGCATCAAAGCTCGCGAGAAGGCCGACAACGGCGTCGCCGCCTCTGCTGTGGGCAACATCCCTCGCCACCTGCCCGCCCTGCTCAAGGCACAGAAGATCCAGCGCAATGTCTCGCGGGTCGGCTTCGACTGGGACCAAGCCGAGCAGGTGCTCGCCAAGGCCGAGGAGGAGCTGGGCGAGCTGCACGAGGCACTCGCCTCGGGCGATAAGGACGCCGTGGCCGACGAGTTGGGCGACCTGCTTTTCTCGGTTGCCAACCTGGCGCGTTTTCTCGGTTTCGAGTCGGAAGAGGCCCTCGAGCGCACCAACCGCAAGTTCGTCCGCCGCTTCCAGACGATGGAGCAGCGCCTCGAGGCCACCGGGCGCCCCCTCAAGGACTTCACGCTCGATGAAATGAATGCCGAGTGGGAGCGCGCGAAGCAGGGCGAGAACTCCGGGACCGGCACCGAGCGTTAGGAATGACGATCGTCCGAGTCCGATAGGAGGTGGCAAGTCGCCGTCTTCTGGTGACCAGGAGCGGTCGCTCCTGGCAGAATGGGTCTTAAGCTCAAGGATCCTGCCATCGGGCAGGATCCTTCGGGGGTAACCGGGAAGGCAGGTTCATATTCGGCAAAGAAGGGGAGCTTCGTGTGCTTTTGGCTTGACGCGGAGCGCCTGAAGATGTAAGAATACGCAGATCACAGAAGTGCAGTGCGAACCGTCTGGGAGGAATCGTGGCCATGCGGCGTAGGAAACAGACTATTCAGACCGGAGCCATCCTTGCGGCGCTCCTCGCGTTGCCCGCCCTGCTGGTGCTTGTCGCACCAGGGCCGAACACCGTCTCTGCGGCGGTGTACAGCAACGAGGTGGGGTTCATAAAGGCCGAGACCAAGGACAACGGGGCGACGCTCGTCTCGGTGCCGCTTACGTTGCTCGGCGAGAGCCCGTACTACGGGCTGAACAACGAGACGCTTGACGGGCCCGCCCCGATTGGCGAGATGCTCGCCGCCGACCTCGTGGGCGCCACAACCTTCCCGAACGCCGATAAGGTGATGTACTTCGACGGCACCAACTACAGGACCGCCTGGCTGTACTACAACAGCGGCAACCCGGACGACCCGTACAACAACCTGTGGCTCGAAGGCCTTGCTGTGAGCGACCTGACGCTGGAACCGGAAAACGGTTTCTGGGTCGTGCGCGCCAACGCGAGCGATCCGGATACCGTGACTTTCCTGGGCGAGGTGCGCAGCGACCCATCGGTCGAGGTCACCTTCGGCATCGGCTGGAGGACGTTCTCCTGGCCGTACCCGACGACTGAGAGCATTCAGACCTCGTCGCTGTTCGCCGATGGGGCGTATCCGGGCGCTACATTCAATGACGCCGACCGTGTCGGCGCCTACAGCGTGGCGACTGGGTACGAATGGTCTTGGCTCTATACGGACGGAACCTGGTATACGGGCGCGAATCCCTCGACGCTGACGCTCGATCCGCAGCGCGGCTACTGGTACTACCGCCAGGCGGCCGCGGGCGGCCCGTTCACGTGGACGTGCACGAAGCCGTACTAGTCAACGGCGTTTCGACATACATCTCACAGAGATAAGGGGGGAATATGATGAGGCCTTGTGCCTGCACGGTGGTGGTCTGTGTGCTGATCTGCCTTGCCTCAGGGACCGCATCGGCAAGCATGCCGATCGGGTTCAACTGGCTCGAGCAGCTCAACCCGGCCACTGACTCAGGCGGCGTCTTGCTCGACACGAACGCCACGGCAACAGTCATCTGGGACAAAGATGGCAGTGGCTTGGCCGGCTGGAGCCCGGGCAATCCGTTCATGGCCGGTGATGAGGTGGTCGTGGACTTCAACGATGTTGCGATGACCACCTCATTCGGCGGCGATCCGTTCAAGGGTCAACTGATCGGCAACTGGACGGCCGACGACGATGACCAGTGGACGCAGGACGGCGAGTGGCTGTACCTGCTTGCCTATGTCCCGGCCGCGTCTAGCTTTTCCGGGACCGATGAGTACGGGGTAAGCAGTCTGGTGCTGATTGAGGGTTGGCCGAACAACGGGCCGACGCACGACATTATCGGCGGTGGGCCGATTGTTACACAGGCAGTGCCGGAGCCTGCGACGCTCGCTCTAGTCGCGGGCGGCCTGGGGCTGGTCTTCTTCCGCCGGAAGAAGTAGGCTCACACCGATCAAGAGATTTTCGAGGGGCGGGCGCAAGGATGCGGCCTGCCCTTCGCTGTCTCTGCATGGGGCAAGCAACCGCTTGCCACCGGCGGGCCGGGCACGGTATCGTCCGGCAGACCGGATTGAGATCGTCTGATAGGGGTATCGCCGATGGAGTTCAAGCCGGGGACGTTTTTCGACCTGTCGGAGTTCAGGGACGCCGCGCTGTTCGACGGCCTCGAGTACGTCTGGCAGGCGCTGGGCGATCGGCTGAAGCGCTACGTCGCCGAGCACGCGCAGGCCGAGGTGTTCGGCACGGTGATGGCCGGCGCATGGATCGACCCGGACAACGCCGTCTTCATCGGCACGGGCACGATCGTCGAACCGGGCGCGATGATTAAGGGGCCAACGATCATCGGGCGCGACTGCGAGGTGCGCCAGGGCGCCTACATCCGCGGCCACGTTCTTGTCGGCGACCACTGCGTCGTCGGCCACGCGACTGAGATGAAGGGCGCCGTCATGCTCAACCACGCCGCGGCGGGCCACTTCGCCTACATCGGCGATACGATCGCGGGCAACCGGGTCAACTTCGGCGCCGGCACCAAGTGCGCCAACCTCAGAATGCTGCCCGGCACTGTGGCGGTCAAGACACCCGCCGGCAAGATCGACACCGGCCTGCGCAAGTTCGGCGCGATCCTCGGCGATGACGTTGAGCTCGGCTGCAACTCGGTCACGAGCCCCGGCACGATCCTGGGCCAGCGCTGCGTGGTCTATCCCTGCACAACCGTGGGCGGCGTGATCGCGGCCGACACGATCGTCAAGCACCGCCAACCGATCGAGCTCGCCCCGCGCGAACGGCATTGACGCCGCGTCCGTTAGACCGTGCGCCGCTCCTTGGGTGTTTCAGACAGAGGAGCAGCTCCTATCGACCATTCAGGAGCCCGCTGCGAGTCGCCGCCGAACGCTCAATCTCCTCCTGTGTCAGCCCGGCGCCACACCGCCGATGACGACGACGCGGTCAAGCGTCCGTTCGGCGAGATCCTGGGCAACGACCGAGCGAGCGACCGCGGCGGCTCAGCGCCCGGGATCGCGGCCGGGGACGTGGATGTTGAGCAAGTCGAGCAGCTCCTCTTCGCTCACGCCGAGCTCTTCGACGTTCATGTCGTCGACGTGGATCTCGACGTTCTCGTCGTCGATGAGACTGATGGGCGCCTCGTCGTGCCGGGCGACCAGCTCATCGAGCTCGGCCTCCGCCTCGTCGAAGAGCGGCTCGGGCGTGGTCATGGCAAACCGCGCCGGGACCGGTCGCGATGCGGACCCTGTGTGGGGCGTTTCAAGCGCCGCCGGGCGCGCGCGTTCCTCGACGTGGGGGAAGCGGGCGGCCACGTCGATGAGCAGGGCGATCTCGCCCTCGAACTCGACGAGGCGGTACTCGTAGACGGTCAGCTCGGTGGCGGTGAAGTAGCGCAGCACGTCGCGCAGGCGACTCTCCAGGCGCGGCACGACAAGCGCGAGGCGCGGCGGGCGCGTCAGGTCAATGTCGACGGCGGGGAAGAGCCGCTGCATGAGCGGGGCGTTGTCGATCATCCAGTGCAGGCGCCGCAGCAGCTCATCGACGACGGCGCCGGGTTCGCTCACGTGCGCCAGGACAGCGACGAGCCGGCCGTCGGGCGCCAGCGCGAGCACGTCGACGCCCTCGTCGGCGCGGAACTCGAACGAGGTGGCCAGCACCTCGTGGCGCGGCTCGGCGGCGAGGAAATGCTCGCGCAGAAACGGCAGAAGCATCGCCTTGCTCGTCAACGGCACCGGTCTGCAGAGTCTCATCGGTTCCTTGCTCTCCCTCCGGGCTCGAACTCCTGCGCCACGGCGGCGGCGATGCCGCGCAGCCGCGCGACGAGACATGCGTCGTCGCTGTCGACGACGGCGGGCCTGCGGCGCAACACGGACCGGCCCAGCGCGTCGCCCGCAGCGAGGAACCCGCAGTAGGCGGGAAAGACGCTGAGCCGGCGGCCGAGCACATCGAGGAACTGGTCGAACACGCCGCGGGCGGCCGCCTCGTCGGGCACGCCGGTGACCACAATACCAAGTTGAAGCGGCGAATGCCAACCCGCCGTTCGTTTGACCAGCGCGTAACCGTGGATCAGCTCGCGCGGCTCGGCCGACAGCACGAGCAGCACGCGCGAGGCTTCCATAGGCGGCACGTCGCCTTCGAACAGCTTGGACGGCGCATTGACGAGCACGTAGTCCCAGGCCGTGCCGGGGGCCTTGGTCTCGTCGAGGGTGTCGAACAACGCCAAGGCGCCGTCAGGCACCCCGCTCATCTGGAGCCGCAGCGTAGGCTGGTTCGAGTCGGCATCGACAACGGCGACGGTGTAGCCGACGCGGCTCAGCTCGAGGGCGACATTGCAGGTGACAACCGATTTGCTGATCACGTCGCAGCCGGAAACGACGAAGAGCACGGGGTACGGCGTCGCGGGGGCGTCGGCCGCCGCCGGCGCGTGCTGGGCCGCCGGCTGCCGTCTGGAGAGAAAGAGGTGCGATACGGAATCGATTCCTCTCCCGTGGTGTCTGCGTGCACTCATGCGCGCTCTCGGACCACGTGTGTGGCTCTCGATGCTGCGTGCTCCCTGGGCCACCCGGGCGCGGCGGATCGCCCCAAGCTCATGTGATCTCGAAGACCGAGTTGTGTCCGCCGAAGGCGTCGGCGACCTTGACGGGATTGCGCGGATCCTCGATCCATCGCCCATCGACGACAAAGCGGTACTGGTAGGTGCCCGGCGGCAGGCTAAGGTAGCGCTCCCAGGCCTCGGACTGCTTGTCGCACGGCTCGGGCTGCCAGTCGTTGAATGTGCCGGCCAACTGGACCTGGGCGGCTTGGCCGTCCGCGTAGACGAAGCGTACGCGGTCGCCTTCGATCTCGGGCATGAGAACCTTGTTGAACGCCTCCGAAACCTGTTTCGTA
This genomic window from Verrucomicrobiota bacterium contains:
- a CDS encoding PEP-CTERM sorting domain-containing protein translates to MPIGFNWLEQLNPATDSGGVLLDTNATATVIWDKDGSGLAGWSPGNPFMAGDEVVVDFNDVAMTTSFGGDPFKGQLIGNWTADDDDQWTQDGEWLYLLAYVPAASSFSGTDEYGVSSLVLIEGWPNNGPTHDIIGGGPIVTQAVPEPATLALVAGGLGLVFFRRKK
- the mazG gene encoding nucleoside triphosphate pyrophosphohydrolase, encoding MTEQTPDKHVGGRGFDELVELVAKLRGPNGCPWDREQKLGDLPKYLVEEAYELVDAVADDDTDAIEEELGDLLFLMVFFARIAQEDGRFDISSAIARTCHKMVRRHPHVFGDLSARNADEVLTHWYGIKAREKADNGVAASAVGNIPRHLPALLKAQKIQRNVSRVGFDWDQAEQVLAKAEEELGELHEALASGDKDAVADELGDLLFSVANLARFLGFESEEALERTNRKFVRRFQTMEQRLEATGRPLKDFTLDEMNAEWERAKQGENSGTGTER